In Cyanobacteria bacterium FACHB-DQ100, one genomic interval encodes:
- a CDS encoding 50S ribosomal protein L3, with product MAVGIIGTKLGMTQVFDEQRRAIPVTVIQVGPCPVTQVKTKETDGYSAIQIGYGECTEKALNKPELGHLKKSDSPPLRHLIEYRVDNAGEYTLGQQLNADLFEAGQSVDVIGTSIGRGFAGYQKRNNFARGPMSHGSKNHREPGSTGAGTTPGRVYPGKRMAGRLGGTQTTVRKLTVVRVDTERNVILIKGAVPGKPGALVQILPAKTVGGK from the coding sequence GTGGCTGTCGGCATTATCGGCACAAAGCTGGGCATGACTCAAGTATTCGACGAGCAACGGAGAGCAATCCCTGTTACCGTCATTCAAGTCGGCCCCTGCCCCGTAACCCAGGTCAAAACCAAAGAAACAGACGGTTATTCCGCCATCCAGATTGGATATGGTGAATGCACCGAGAAGGCATTGAACAAGCCTGAACTGGGTCACCTGAAAAAATCAGATTCGCCACCTCTGCGACATCTGATCGAGTATCGAGTAGACAATGCGGGAGAATACACCCTCGGTCAGCAGTTGAATGCTGACCTGTTTGAGGCAGGTCAAAGTGTAGATGTGATTGGAACCAGCATTGGACGCGGTTTCGCGGGTTATCAAAAGCGCAACAACTTTGCACGAGGCCCGATGTCTCACGGTTCTAAAAACCACCGTGAGCCGGGTTCAACCGGAGCGGGAACGACTCCCGGACGGGTCTACCCAGGAAAGCGGATGGCAGGTCGCTTAGGCGGAACTCAGACCACCGTTCGGAAGCTGACTGTTGTGCGTGTGGACACAGAACGCAACGTCATTCTGATTAAAGGGGCAGTGCCCGGAAAGCCCGGAGCGCTTGTGCAAATCCTGCCCGCTAAGACCGTTGGGGGTAAGTAA
- the larE gene encoding ATP-dependent sacrificial sulfur transferase LarE, translating to MYEKLDQLKGLFVDLDRALIAYSGGIDSTLVAKVAFDVLGNRAVAVTAESPSLLPEDLEDAKIQAAEIGIVHKVVQTHELDNPDYASNPVNRCYFCKSELHDTLKPLAQAWGYPYVIDGVNADDLHDYRPGIQAAKERGARSPLAEMGITKAEVRAIAKHLGLPYWDKPAQPCLSSRFPYGEEITIAKLQRVGRAEVYLRKLGWQNIRVRSEGDTARIEVLPEQVKEFVIQTDLLKLTEAFQSYGFLYVTLDLEGYRSGKLNQVLQFKSV from the coding sequence ATGTACGAGAAATTAGACCAGTTAAAAGGCTTATTTGTAGACCTCGATCGCGCCTTGATCGCTTATTCCGGCGGGATTGATAGCACCTTAGTCGCGAAGGTCGCGTTTGATGTATTGGGAAATCGTGCGGTGGCGGTGACGGCTGAATCGCCCTCGCTGCTGCCCGAAGATCTCGAAGATGCCAAAATTCAGGCGGCTGAGATCGGAATTGTGCATAAGGTCGTGCAGACGCATGAACTGGATAACCCGGACTATGCGTCGAATCCGGTGAATCGCTGTTATTTCTGCAAGAGTGAATTGCACGATACGCTCAAACCACTGGCTCAGGCGTGGGGTTATCCGTATGTGATTGATGGCGTGAATGCTGATGATTTGCACGATTATCGACCGGGAATTCAAGCGGCAAAAGAGCGGGGCGCACGATCGCCGTTAGCGGAGATGGGGATTACCAAAGCGGAAGTGCGGGCGATCGCCAAGCATTTAGGGTTGCCGTATTGGGATAAACCTGCTCAGCCTTGTTTGAGTTCGCGCTTTCCGTATGGCGAAGAGATTACGATCGCGAAACTGCAGCGAGTTGGACGGGCTGAAGTGTATTTGAGAAAGCTTGGCTGGCAGAATATTCGAGTGCGATCGGAGGGTGACACGGCTCGAATTGAAGTGCTGCCGGAACAGGTAAAAGAGTTTGTGATTCAGACCGATTTGCTGAAACTCACCGAAGCGTTTCAGTCTTATGGATTCCTCTATGTGACGCTGGATTTAGAGGGCTACCGGAGCGGCAAATTAAATCAAGTGCTGCAATTTAAGTCGGTCTGA
- a CDS encoding tRNA-(ms[2]io[6]A)-hydroxylase, translating into MVSSFPTIRFLQQPTSEAWIHQAIASLDTILLDHSHCERKAAGVALNLMFRYPSSAKLVRMLTAIAQEELEHFEQVNQILERRAIPLAPLAPPPYGASLNKQIRREEPDRLLDSLLVSGLIEARSHERLGLLAQHCGDQELAKFYRALMASEARHYGVYWTLADTYFERSQITQRLEELGAIESEILSTLHPQPRIHS; encoded by the coding sequence GTGGTTTCTTCTTTTCCGACGATTCGCTTTTTACAGCAGCCAACTTCTGAAGCTTGGATTCATCAAGCGATCGCAAGCTTGGACACAATTCTGCTCGATCATTCTCACTGTGAGCGAAAAGCCGCAGGAGTCGCATTAAATCTCATGTTCCGTTATCCTTCTAGTGCGAAATTAGTACGGATGTTAACCGCGATCGCCCAAGAAGAGCTAGAACACTTTGAGCAAGTAAACCAAATTTTGGAGCGTCGCGCTATCCCTCTTGCGCCACTTGCCCCACCGCCTTATGGTGCTAGTTTGAATAAACAGATTCGCCGCGAAGAACCCGATCGGCTGTTAGATTCGCTGCTGGTGTCAGGACTGATCGAGGCTCGGAGTCATGAGCGCTTAGGATTGTTGGCGCAACATTGCGGGGATCAAGAACTGGCAAAATTCTATCGTGCATTGATGGCATCAGAAGCGCGACACTATGGCGTGTATTGGACATTAGCAGATACTTATTTTGAGCGGTCGCAGATTACACAACGATTAGAGGAATTAGGCGCGATCGAAAGCGAGATTCTATCAACATTACATCCTCAACCTAGAATCCATAGTTGA
- a CDS encoding M4 family metallopeptidase — protein MKKARRQSHCRPNRKDFCPICHIVPPHVTDRIIVNGNEAQREWALQNLRASEQFRGRREAVGAVHFMAAANEKRRTIYTAENDTDLPGKIVRGEGAAAVEDVAVNEAYDGSGATYDFFEEIFQRNSIDGFGMRLDSTVHYGEQYNNAFWNGSQMVYGDGDGELFNRFTISIDVIGHELTHGVTQSEAALIYRGQSGALNESFSDVFGSLIKQRVLNQTADQADWLIGEGLLTSKVNGVALRSMKAPGTAYDDPVLGKDPQPGDMSKIYTGRADNGGVHINSGIPNRAFYLTATAIGGYAWEKAGKIWYIALTERLRPSSNFRSAARVTSTIAAELYGANSTEQKAVQNAWKTVGVS, from the coding sequence ATGAAAAAAGCCCGTCGTCAAAGCCATTGTCGTCCCAATCGCAAGGATTTTTGCCCAATTTGTCATATTGTGCCGCCGCATGTCACCGATCGCATTATCGTTAACGGCAACGAAGCTCAGCGTGAGTGGGCATTACAGAATTTGCGGGCTTCAGAGCAGTTTCGAGGACGACGAGAAGCCGTGGGAGCCGTTCATTTCATGGCTGCCGCTAACGAAAAACGTCGCACGATTTACACCGCAGAAAACGATACCGACTTGCCGGGGAAAATTGTGCGCGGTGAAGGTGCGGCAGCAGTCGAGGATGTTGCCGTGAATGAAGCGTATGACGGATCAGGAGCGACTTACGATTTCTTTGAGGAAATCTTCCAGCGAAACTCGATCGATGGTTTTGGCATGCGCTTAGATTCTACGGTTCATTATGGAGAGCAATACAATAACGCCTTCTGGAACGGCAGCCAGATGGTTTACGGCGATGGAGATGGTGAACTTTTTAATCGGTTTACGATTTCGATCGATGTAATTGGGCATGAACTGACGCATGGTGTGACCCAAAGCGAAGCCGCATTGATCTACAGAGGACAATCGGGCGCGTTGAACGAGTCTTTCTCGGATGTGTTTGGCAGTTTGATTAAACAGAGAGTTTTGAATCAGACGGCTGATCAGGCAGACTGGTTAATCGGCGAAGGCTTGCTGACTTCTAAAGTGAATGGAGTTGCGCTGCGATCGATGAAAGCTCCCGGAACCGCTTACGACGATCCGGTACTGGGGAAAGATCCGCAACCTGGGGACATGAGTAAGATCTACACAGGCAGAGCGGATAACGGGGGTGTGCATATCAATTCCGGCATTCCCAATCGAGCGTTCTATTTGACTGCAACGGCGATCGGCGGTTACGCGTGGGAGAAAGCCGGAAAGATCTGGTACATCGCCCTTACAGAGCGGTTACGCCCCTCGTCTAATTTCCGCAGTGCTGCACGAGTCACTTCGACGATCGCGGCTGAGCTGTACGGTGCAAACAGCACTGAACAAAAAGCGGTTCAGAACGCCTGGAAAACAGTTGGTGTTAGCTAA
- a CDS encoding FIST C-terminal domain-containing protein: MTEPLNSMRWASALSTRPFLEAAVEEVVTQAQTTLQASPDLGFVFISSAFASEYSRLLPLLRDKLPGVSIVGCSGGGIVGMTPRGKVREVEEEPALSLVLAHLPDVKVAPFYVSAGDLPDLDSAPNTWTDLIGVAPSDSPNFVLLADLPRINDLLQGLDFAYPGAAKVGGLASSGMLGGGATGLFCDDRFYREGAVGVALSGNIVLDTIVAQGCRPIGQPYWVMEGERNILLAMQEDDGSGLPSDSCAVKLSPLEQLQELVQGLSEDDRLLAQQNHIFIGVAQNGFKQTLEPGDFLIRNLLGVDPRVGAIAIGDLIRPGQRIQFHLRDAETSAEDLDLLLRRYVQASQANPSPIGALMFSCLGRGEGLYGEPNFDSQLVNEYLEDLPIAGFFCNGEIGPVGGSTFLHGYTSVFGICREKE; the protein is encoded by the coding sequence ATGACAGAACCCTTAAATTCAATGCGGTGGGCAAGTGCGCTTTCAACTCGTCCATTTCTAGAAGCAGCGGTCGAGGAAGTGGTGACGCAGGCGCAAACGACGCTGCAAGCTTCGCCGGATCTGGGGTTTGTGTTCATCTCATCGGCGTTTGCGAGCGAGTATTCTCGATTGTTGCCGTTGCTGCGGGACAAGCTTCCGGGGGTATCGATCGTCGGGTGTAGCGGTGGCGGAATTGTGGGCATGACCCCACGAGGCAAGGTGCGAGAAGTCGAAGAGGAACCTGCACTAAGTCTAGTGTTGGCGCATTTGCCAGATGTGAAAGTCGCTCCGTTTTACGTCTCTGCAGGCGACCTGCCCGATTTAGACAGTGCGCCGAATACCTGGACAGATTTAATCGGAGTTGCGCCCTCAGACTCGCCAAATTTTGTTTTATTAGCCGATCTGCCTCGAATTAATGATTTGCTACAAGGCTTAGATTTTGCCTATCCAGGAGCGGCGAAAGTTGGAGGACTGGCAAGCTCTGGGATGCTAGGCGGCGGCGCGACTGGGCTATTTTGTGACGATCGCTTCTACCGAGAAGGCGCGGTGGGAGTGGCGCTGAGCGGGAATATCGTTCTCGATACGATCGTGGCTCAAGGCTGTCGTCCCATTGGTCAGCCGTACTGGGTTATGGAGGGAGAGCGAAACATCTTGCTGGCGATGCAGGAAGATGATGGCTCCGGTTTACCCTCCGATAGCTGTGCCGTGAAGCTCTCTCCCTTAGAGCAGCTACAAGAGCTGGTTCAAGGCTTGAGCGAAGACGATCGACTCTTAGCACAGCAGAACCACATCTTCATTGGGGTGGCGCAGAACGGATTTAAGCAGACTTTGGAGCCAGGCGATTTCTTAATTCGGAATTTGTTGGGGGTTGATCCGCGAGTCGGGGCAATCGCGATCGGCGATTTGATTCGTCCGGGACAGCGCATTCAATTTCACCTCAGAGATGCAGAAACTTCTGCGGAAGATTTAGATCTGTTGCTACGGCGATATGTGCAGGCGAGTCAAGCGAATCCGTCTCCGATCGGGGCGCTGATGTTTTCTTGCCTGGGGCGGGGCGAAGGACTGTATGGAGAGCCAAATTTTGATTCGCAATTGGTGAATGAATATTTGGAAGATTTGCCGATCGCGGGCTTTTTCTGCAATGGTGAAATTGGGCCTGTGGGTGGCAGTACGTTTCTGCACGGCTACACCTCCGTTTTTGGAATTTGTCGAGAGAAGGAATAA
- a CDS encoding Calvin cycle protein CP12 produces MSDIQKQIEAERENARKACDVSGSNSGECAAAWDAVEELQAEAAHQRQSVKPKNSLEQYCDDNPDALECRVYDE; encoded by the coding sequence ATGAGCGATATTCAAAAGCAAATTGAAGCCGAGCGTGAGAATGCTCGCAAAGCCTGCGATGTTAGCGGGTCGAATTCGGGCGAGTGTGCTGCGGCATGGGATGCCGTAGAAGAGTTGCAGGCAGAAGCGGCTCACCAACGCCAAAGCGTGAAGCCGAAAAACTCGCTTGAACAATATTGTGATGACAACCCCGACGCGCTAGAGTGCCGCGTTTACGACGAGTAA
- a CDS encoding GNAT family N-acetyltransferase, which translates to MQYQDFLVRHWQSSDRINAFNLIGSVLAEYGLTQEPEGADRDVLEVENFYQKQNGEFWVIERDNKLVGTGAYYPISRGQNAVEIRKMYLLPEARGVGLGKFLLTELESAIAKKEFDQIWIETASVLKEAVQLYERNGYEPSTGVETLRCDRVYVKYLR; encoded by the coding sequence ATGCAGTATCAAGACTTTCTCGTTCGGCATTGGCAATCCTCGGATCGAATCAACGCATTCAATCTGATTGGTTCTGTGTTGGCAGAATATGGCCTGACGCAAGAACCAGAGGGAGCCGATCGCGATGTATTAGAAGTTGAGAATTTCTATCAGAAACAGAACGGTGAATTTTGGGTGATTGAGCGAGACAACAAATTGGTTGGAACCGGAGCTTACTATCCAATTTCACGCGGTCAGAATGCAGTCGAGATTCGCAAGATGTATCTATTGCCCGAAGCACGAGGCGTTGGGTTAGGAAAGTTCTTATTAACTGAATTGGAAAGTGCGATCGCTAAAAAAGAATTTGACCAAATTTGGATAGAGACTGCCAGCGTTTTGAAAGAAGCGGTTCAACTGTATGAACGTAATGGATATGAACCGAGTACCGGAGTTGAGACTTTGCGGTGCGATCGAGTTTACGTCAAGTATTTGAGATAG
- a CDS encoding EamA family transporter, translating into MIWLVFAILTAFFESLKDVSSKHSLRNLDAYIVAWVANIFAVIFLVPLLLLTGIPKIDPQFWIALLIGGSLNVISFALYIRALQIADLSLTVPLVTLTPLFLLVTSPLIVQESSSFADAIGILLIVVGSYVLNLRERRNGYFAPLRALFRNRGSRFMLMVAFIWSITANFDKVGVVHSSPLFWSTAMYSYLAVGMFPIAWFNSRRKFNQILPNLKPLMVIGLFHAIAITFQMIAVTYTLVTQVIAVKRMSALISVLFGHFLFHERGLRERLTGAAIMVFGVIVITLF; encoded by the coding sequence ATGATTTGGTTAGTATTTGCAATTTTAACGGCTTTTTTTGAGTCTTTGAAGGATGTTTCCAGCAAACACAGTCTCAGAAATCTAGATGCTTACATTGTTGCTTGGGTTGCAAATATCTTTGCTGTTATCTTTTTAGTTCCACTATTGTTGCTAACCGGAATTCCAAAGATTGATCCTCAGTTTTGGATAGCCTTGTTAATCGGGGGTAGCTTGAATGTCATTTCCTTTGCCCTCTACATTCGCGCCCTTCAAATTGCAGATTTATCACTGACAGTTCCCTTAGTAACATTGACCCCCCTGTTTCTCTTAGTTACATCGCCGTTGATCGTGCAGGAAAGTTCGAGTTTTGCAGATGCGATCGGTATCTTGCTGATTGTTGTTGGCTCTTATGTTCTAAACTTACGTGAACGCCGGAATGGTTACTTTGCACCCTTGAGAGCTTTGTTTCGTAATCGAGGTAGCCGCTTTATGTTAATGGTTGCTTTTATCTGGAGCATTACTGCTAACTTCGATAAAGTGGGCGTAGTACATTCTTCGCCATTGTTTTGGTCAACTGCTATGTATAGTTACTTAGCAGTGGGAATGTTCCCGATCGCATGGTTTAACTCACGTCGTAAGTTCAATCAAATTCTGCCTAACCTGAAACCATTGATGGTGATTGGATTGTTTCATGCGATCGCCATTACCTTTCAGATGATTGCAGTAACCTACACTTTGGTAACACAAGTCATTGCAGTGAAACGCATGAGCGCTCTAATCAGTGTATTGTTCGGGCATTTTCTGTTTCACGAAAGAGGATTACGAGAACGTCTGACCGGAGCCGCAATCATGGTGTTTGGAGTAATCGTTATCACTTTATTCTAA
- a CDS encoding phycobilisome rod-core linker polypeptide, with protein MSVKASGGSSVARPQLYQTVPVATISQAEQQDRFLGRGELDELVQYFKSGQKRLEIAEILTRNSELIVSRSANRIFTGGSPMAFLEKPAEEPVKTVAGTTLNTEEGMKLGTVTYAEGSGGGLFGGIRNFFLTPSAGAVPPGFRPINVARYGPSNMAKSLRDLSWFLRYTTYAIVAGDPNIISVNTRGLREIIERACSTDATIVALQEMKVAASNYFRNDADAKTIVDQYFDVLITEFKAPTPSDKVRQRPSGDLQGLQLPQIYFNAAERRPKFAMKPGLSSSEKNDVVKAAYRQVFERDITRAYSLGISDLESKVKNGDISMKEFIRRLAKSPLYRKNFFEPYINSRALELAFRHILGRGPSSREEVQKYFSIVSAGGLNALVDALVDSKEYSDYFGEETVPYLRGLGQEAQECRNWGPQQDLFNYSAPFRKVPQFLTTFASYDQPLPDQHPYGSGNDPLEIQFGAIFPKETKNPSASPAPFGKDTRRILINRGPGINNQVSNPSARGATPGSLGPKVFKYDQSPSFTGSFGKKSTGSKGVSTKFSESSTQAVIKAAYLQVFGRDVYEGQRLKVDEIKLENGEITVKEFVRRLAKSPLFRSLYWEKLYVTKAIEYIHRRLLGRPTYGRQEINKYFDLCSKKGVFAVIDAILDTEEYNKTFGEDTVPYERYLTPAGLSSRTVRVGSIQDKGTKVTKEETPRFVELGTASGIRTQPDIDFRINQGVSKKREQTKVFKLTQLNDKRNLKTVIGAAYRQVFERDIAPYVAQNEFSALESKLGNGEINLKEFIIGLGISSLYIKEFYTPYPNTKVIELGTKHFLGRAPLDQAEIRKYNKILAAQGLKAFVTEMVNSAEYAEAFGEDVVPYNRFLTLPAANFPNSQTLYNKLTKQNNKLEVPSFSPARSRMDVAQMPLTAAAIADLAIQERKPDGSQPRFIQLGKSYTNGEGQSVEEGVGTSRRKPARIYRMNPGMTQGESELVINAIYVQVMDVFSGQVPSQFRRSDLESKLRNSEISVREFVKSLASSDIYVRRFYAPYPNTKVIELLFRHLLGRAPATQGEIREYNKILADQGLKGAVEAMVNSAEYTRYFGEDVVPYKRFPSLPAGNYLGSVKADADLVKQSWSDLSPSYVTGRLS; from the coding sequence ATGAGTGTTAAGGCAAGTGGTGGAAGCTCGGTTGCACGCCCGCAACTATACCAAACCGTACCAGTTGCTACGATTTCACAGGCAGAGCAACAAGACCGCTTTTTGGGGCGGGGCGAACTCGATGAACTCGTGCAGTATTTCAAATCCGGACAAAAACGTCTGGAAATCGCTGAAATCCTGACGCGAAACTCAGAACTGATCGTCTCTCGATCGGCAAACCGCATCTTTACCGGCGGCTCACCGATGGCATTCCTCGAAAAGCCCGCTGAAGAACCTGTGAAAACGGTAGCAGGCACAACGCTGAATACCGAAGAAGGAATGAAACTGGGTACGGTCACTTATGCGGAAGGCTCCGGTGGCGGATTGTTCGGCGGCATTCGGAACTTCTTCTTAACTCCGAGCGCGGGTGCAGTTCCTCCCGGTTTTCGTCCGATTAACGTCGCTCGCTATGGTCCAAGCAACATGGCGAAGTCGTTACGCGACTTAAGCTGGTTCCTACGCTATACGACTTATGCGATCGTCGCCGGAGATCCAAACATTATCTCGGTGAATACTCGCGGCTTGCGCGAGATCATCGAACGCGCCTGCTCGACCGATGCCACGATCGTCGCATTGCAAGAGATGAAAGTTGCCGCGAGTAACTACTTCCGCAACGATGCCGACGCGAAAACGATCGTCGATCAATACTTCGATGTGCTGATCACCGAGTTCAAAGCGCCGACTCCTTCGGATAAAGTGCGTCAGCGTCCCTCGGGAGATCTTCAAGGTCTGCAACTGCCGCAAATCTACTTCAACGCCGCAGAACGCCGTCCGAAGTTCGCGATGAAGCCGGGACTATCAAGCAGCGAAAAGAACGATGTCGTGAAAGCTGCTTATCGTCAAGTCTTTGAACGCGACATTACCCGCGCTTACTCACTAGGGATTTCGGATCTCGAATCCAAAGTGAAAAACGGCGATATTTCGATGAAGGAATTCATTCGCCGCTTAGCAAAATCGCCTCTGTACCGCAAAAATTTCTTTGAACCGTATATTAATAGCCGCGCTTTAGAATTGGCATTCCGTCATATTCTTGGTCGCGGGCCTTCTTCGCGCGAAGAAGTGCAGAAATATTTCTCGATCGTCTCGGCTGGAGGTCTAAACGCCCTCGTCGATGCGCTCGTCGATTCCAAAGAATACAGCGACTACTTCGGCGAAGAAACCGTTCCGTATCTGCGCGGTTTAGGTCAAGAAGCCCAAGAATGCCGCAACTGGGGGCCACAACAAGACCTGTTTAACTACAGTGCGCCCTTCCGCAAAGTTCCGCAGTTCCTCACGACCTTTGCTTCTTACGACCAACCGCTACCGGATCAGCATCCTTATGGTTCTGGAAACGATCCACTGGAAATTCAATTCGGTGCAATCTTCCCGAAAGAAACCAAGAACCCCAGCGCCAGCCCTGCTCCGTTCGGCAAGGATACTCGTCGGATTCTGATCAATCGCGGCCCTGGCATCAACAACCAAGTGAGCAATCCGAGTGCGCGTGGCGCTACTCCCGGATCTCTCGGTCCGAAAGTCTTCAAATACGACCAAAGCCCAAGCTTTACTGGGTCGTTTGGCAAGAAGTCCACAGGATCTAAAGGTGTCAGCACCAAGTTCTCAGAAAGCTCGACCCAAGCGGTGATCAAAGCGGCATATCTGCAAGTCTTCGGTCGCGATGTCTACGAAGGACAACGGCTCAAAGTTGACGAAATCAAGCTGGAAAACGGCGAAATTACTGTCAAAGAGTTCGTGCGTCGTCTGGCAAAATCGCCCCTGTTCCGCAGCTTGTACTGGGAAAAACTGTATGTGACGAAAGCGATCGAATACATCCACCGTCGCTTACTGGGTCGTCCGACTTACGGTCGTCAAGAAATCAACAAATACTTTGATCTCTGCTCGAAGAAAGGCGTTTTCGCCGTCATCGACGCAATTCTTGACACCGAAGAGTACAACAAAACCTTTGGAGAAGATACCGTTCCGTATGAGCGCTATCTCACTCCTGCGGGTCTGTCATCCAGAACCGTTCGTGTAGGCTCGATCCAAGACAAAGGCACGAAGGTCACGAAGGAAGAGACTCCTCGCTTCGTCGAGTTGGGCACAGCAAGCGGAATTCGGACTCAGCCTGATATTGATTTCCGAATCAATCAAGGAGTTAGCAAGAAGCGCGAACAAACCAAAGTGTTCAAGCTGACGCAACTCAACGACAAGAGGAATCTCAAGACCGTAATTGGTGCTGCTTACCGTCAAGTGTTTGAGCGTGATATTGCTCCTTATGTGGCGCAAAACGAATTCTCTGCACTCGAAAGTAAGCTCGGCAATGGTGAAATCAACCTGAAAGAATTCATCATTGGTTTAGGGATCTCCAGCTTGTACATCAAAGAGTTCTACACGCCCTACCCGAACACGAAAGTGATCGAACTGGGAACGAAACACTTCTTAGGACGTGCCCCACTGGATCAAGCTGAAATTCGCAAATACAACAAGATTCTTGCAGCTCAGGGCTTGAAAGCATTTGTGACCGAGATGGTGAACAGTGCGGAATACGCTGAAGCATTCGGTGAAGACGTGGTTCCTTACAACCGCTTCTTAACCCTGCCTGCGGCGAACTTCCCGAACTCTCAAACCCTGTACAACAAGCTCACCAAGCAAAACAATAAGCTAGAGGTTCCGAGCTTCTCGCCTGCACGATCGCGCATGGATGTGGCACAAATGCCGCTGACCGCAGCCGCGATCGCAGACCTCGCCATCCAAGAGCGCAAGCCTGATGGTAGCCAGCCCCGATTTATTCAACTTGGCAAATCCTACACCAACGGTGAGGGTCAGTCAGTTGAAGAAGGAGTCGGAACCAGCCGCCGTAAACCTGCTCGCATCTATCGGATGAATCCGGGCATGACGCAGGGTGAAAGCGAACTGGTAATCAATGCCATCTACGTGCAAGTGATGGATGTGTTCAGCGGACAAGTGCCGAGCCAGTTTAGACGCTCTGACCTTGAAAGTAAACTTCGCAACAGTGAAATCTCTGTGCGTGAGTTCGTCAAGTCTTTGGCAAGCTCAGACATCTACGTCCGTCGCTTCTATGCCCCGTACCCGAATACGAAAGTGATTGAACTCTTGTTCCGTCACTTGTTGGGTCGTGCGCCCGCAACTCAAGGCGAAATCCGCGAGTACAACAAGATCCTGGCGGATCAAGGCTTGAAAGGTGCGGTTGAGGCAATGGTCAATAGTGCAGAATACACGCGCTACTTTGGCGAAGATGTGGTTCCGTACAAGCGCTTCCCCTCGCTGCCTGCTGGAAACTACCTCGGTAGTGTGAAAGCAGATGCAGACTTGGTGAAACAGTCGTGGTCGGATCTGTCGCCCTCGTATGTGACGGGTCGCCTCAGCTAA
- a CDS encoding phosphodiester glycosidase family protein, with the protein MIFPQVSTTPQAPHRTMAIAQSERPRIARPISFIEGTIKGVPIRLATIDLNDPKTFISIGLANQASQANSARSTRGDEAFQAMVRRSKAALTINGTFFSMDDQKRVMGNMVAGGRFLKFSPWENYGTTLGIRRGNRPEMITARTEGKPHWNQHWFSLTAGPRLLKQGEISINPQQEGFSDPAVSGVAVRSAIGFPKNANRLYFVTFHQPITLEKEAVIMRSIGAYEAMNLDGGTSVALAVGDRIVQSPGRELTNVITVYDSRFSAPEGLKRSWYDFQQNNQVALQPGK; encoded by the coding sequence ATGATCTTTCCCCAAGTCTCGACGACTCCACAAGCACCGCATCGCACTATGGCGATCGCCCAGTCTGAACGTCCTCGAATTGCCCGCCCAATTTCATTTATCGAAGGCACGATCAAAGGTGTCCCGATTCGACTTGCAACGATCGATCTGAATGATCCCAAAACTTTTATCAGCATTGGACTTGCAAACCAAGCAAGTCAGGCGAATAGTGCACGATCGACTCGTGGAGACGAAGCTTTTCAAGCAATGGTACGCCGTAGCAAAGCTGCGCTAACTATCAATGGAACATTCTTCAGCATGGATGACCAGAAGCGCGTGATGGGAAACATGGTTGCAGGCGGGCGCTTCCTGAAGTTCAGTCCTTGGGAGAACTATGGCACAACATTAGGCATTCGTCGCGGTAATCGTCCTGAGATGATCACAGCTCGCACTGAAGGTAAACCGCACTGGAATCAACACTGGTTCTCGCTCACCGCTGGCCCTCGATTGCTTAAACAAGGCGAGATATCCATCAATCCTCAGCAAGAGGGCTTTAGTGATCCGGCTGTTTCCGGTGTGGCAGTACGATCGGCAATCGGCTTTCCCAAAAACGCGAATCGCCTCTATTTCGTCACATTCCACCAGCCCATTACACTAGAAAAAGAAGCAGTAATTATGCGATCAATTGGTGCTTACGAAGCGATGAATCTCGATGGTGGAACTTCGGTTGCATTAGCAGTCGGCGATCGGATTGTGCAATCTCCGGGACGTGAGCTAACCAATGTGATTACGGTGTATGATTCGCGCTTTTCTGCACCAGAGGGATTGAAGCGATCGTGGTACGACTTTCAGCAAAACAATCAAGTTGCACTACAACCCGGAAAGTAG